The genomic DNA TATCACAGCCATATGCCATTCTTCCTGACAGCTCAGTTTGCCCAGCTGGCAGCAAAAATGGGCAGCATACTGGGGGAAATTTGCCCTGTGTGACACTGCCTTTAGTGTGATTAGCTGCACATACTAATATGATGCCAACCCCTACATGCTTAATGTGGGATAAGCTGGCTACAAGATTAGCCAGTCAAGATGTTTGCATGAACTAAATTCATATAATATTCTCCACAATTGTGCAAACAATTGGCACAGCATGAATGAGAGACCACTGACACGGAACACTGATTAGATTGAGTGGAGAGCATATGTAAATAGAAAATGGGACACGAGCCTGTAGGACTCTGTCTGTGGCTTGTCTGCACCTGATCTGCTCAGCTGAATGTCTCAGGCAcagggggcaggggaggggatgggcCGTCATGGTGTGGTGAGGGGCAAACAAGAGGCGGTGGTGTCAGGCTCTTGTGCTGACAAACTTGAGTAAGCCTTTGCAAATGTCCCTTATGTtggggtaggaggagggatCCATCCTCTTCCCATTAGAGACTCAGGCACCAAGGTGAATTTGAAATTAACCTTAGGCAATGTttttgtgcagtgtgtgtgtgtgtgtgtgtgtgtgtgtgtgtacacacacacacacacacacacacacacacacacacacacacacacacacacacacacacacacagtctttacTACCTCCTTTGTGGGGGTGGTGGCCTGGAACAAAGATTGAATTCCAGATAAAGAATcttccatttaaaacaacaCTTACTGTTTGCAATGTCTTTGTATGCCTGAGTGACAGCAGCATCTGGCTCGTGTCGGAATGTTGGTGCCTTCATCACATGCCTGGGCCACCCGGGGGTCCAGCGGCAGCTGGCCAAGCAGTGGCATCTCAGTATCCTCTGCCAGCTGGGGGTCACATCCCAGTAGTGGCAGGGAAGACGGCCGTCTTGGTCTGAAATTCATGGTGCATCAAGATAAGACAAGCCTGACATACTCCTCTTAAGATGGCTTACCTAATACAAGATTTGCAAGATTTCTTAttgaaaaatttttgtttcatcctggcagaaaaattgtgtaattttttttttgttctgttaatTTCATTTAAACTGGTTGACTTTTGTATTGCCAAAAATCTTCCATTGATAAGAAAGGTGTGGTCTGTCGCCATCAATCTTGTCCCTTTACACAACACACATGAATTCCCACCTAGCCAAGAGGTGGTCTTGGTTGCAAGGAGTCTATGATTGCTGCTGGATCCCagctacatcaccaccactctttGCTGCTGACACACAAATGAACAGGTGAGAGGCACCACACATCTCACTCACCTTACACTTGGGGCACACAAAGGTGGTCATGTTCTCCACCAGGCCAATGATGGGAATGTTCACTTTCCTGCAGAATGTGatttccttcctcacatccaGCAGAGCCACTTCCTGGTGAGGGAAACAAGTCACATGAAGGGAAGGTACAACTCCGCCTTCCTAACCAAAGAAACTGACATTAACGCCAGAGTCAGAGTCAAGCACTACTTTGTGCATATGAACTGAGTATGTGGACTGCTATCATTGTAGACAGAAAGGGGAACTGCATCAAGCTcaaagatgaaggaattgtGTCAAGCTTGAGCTCAGCCCCAACACAGATGACCAGCATGTGGAGAGAACACTGCATGCTTTTATGAAAGTCAACTAACATTTATGCTTACTTTTAAAATTCCCACATGATAATGatggaggtctttaagtggtataaggaaaATCACAAGTGTGAAAGAAAATCCTGAAAGTCAGTAATGAGGACAGGTCAAGAAACAACAGGCTCAAACCCaataaagttagatttgaaagagagatacaaagaaatTGGTTATCAAGTAGtgatagatgaaagaaacaGGCTTAGTAAAAAggttattagtgctgagtcattaaggacaAGTAAAGACAAATTTCTGGATGAGGAGGATAGGTAGAAATGGaagggtatatttcatacagggactgccatgtgtgggcttcttgtagcttccctcatCTCATGTTGTTATATTCTAAGCAATCCCACATCAAACACTATTAATTCTTCCCTCACACTTTCTCCACTGTACTCATTTCAAACCTCACATCAATATATTCAGTCTTACATCCACAGCTACATGCTTAAACACTACCTCGTCAATCACTTCAACATTAAAAACTACATTACTCTCCTGTCACCCAACATCTTTATACACTTACATTTCTTAAAGTAAACAAGatacatgaaataaaagaaatgaaaaaaacctCACGATGATAATTCTTGATTCCACATAAAACTTAACGGACTGACAAAATCAGCAACGCTTCTCCTTTGACCATTTCCCTGGAGTGAGTGCAGGGTTGGTGTCATGTACAAGTCTCCTCCAGTTAACCATTTCTGTCCCTTTCATGTTCCTCTGTGCCTCCTATCCTTTGCTGTTCTACCACAatctcatccctccatctcactctgtcttcccctcagTGGCTTTCTCCAGGCTCCTTTAATTGGCTTCTGGTCTCCTCTTCTTACAAAACCAAAGACACTAGAGGTGACCTATTTCTACTACTTACCATCTTTCTTGGGTCCCTTCCAGATGACAGCGTCGTCTGCACTGTTGAGCAGGAACCCAACGGACATGACAGCCAGATTGTCAGACACATACTGAAAGGGTACACTGTCTTGTCATATATAAAGGATTTATCTGAAGTGTCTGTCATATACAAATGATCTATCTAAAGAGTACCTGTTATATACAAATGATTTAGTTGAAGAGTGTGTGCCAACAAATTATTTATGTGAAGTATTTATCCATCATATACAAATAATTATctgaatcaaataaaaaataaatacaaataaataaaaaataaatgaaaatagaaagcagAGTTTCTTCCCAGAGTAACAAGGTAGGTAATACTTAATGTGAGggataattaagaagaaaaaaaaaaaaaattttaactaCTGTAACTCTGTGGGCTGAAGTACAAGAAtgcttaaataataataataataataataataataataataataaacggtttattatttgggcagttgacaaactgaaaatgtacataggggatggggaaaacttaacattaatcctaaaggtaagtctaatctaggagggaaatactatcgattgatggctcgcaccatggtgggaatcgcactgagtctgtaccggtccgtgcgcggcgccttcaggggcgttattttgttgtggtgtctggtggcacagacagggcgaggcgcgtcgggcggcagcatgtttctgagacgcggatgatgcattagtcccctcccaaacttctccagagcctctcggtgcctggtggatattctggacagactcagggtggtcagggcttcttcataggtggtgtatgcagggccaaggatgaccctgcacgcccttttctgcacactctctagctgtagctcttgagtgtgtgtgagggaggaggaccacgctggggaggcgtacatgagtttggggaggatgaaggtaaggtacaccccccttaactcatctgtcggcgtccccagcgacctgagtctgcgcagcatgtacagcctgtaggtagctgatctcacggtgctggcgacatgctgcttccaggtcagctggtcgtccaccgtgactccgagaagcttggcacattggaccacctggagggggtgagggcccactgtgagccggggaggg from Scylla paramamosain isolate STU-SP2022 unplaced genomic scaffold, ASM3559412v1 Contig12, whole genome shotgun sequence includes the following:
- the LOC135097116 gene encoding LOW QUALITY PROTEIN: cytosolic Fe-S cluster assembly factor nubp1-like (The sequence of the model RefSeq protein was modified relative to this genomic sequence to represent the inferred CDS: deleted 1 base in 1 codon), yielding MAFLGASQPFSASTPLQARRSRNLCQEYLVVVRERLASVKNKVLVLSGKGGLGKSTVSAMLGLTLALDDSKEVGFLDIDICGPSQPRVLGTAEEKVHSSGAGWSPVYVSDNLAVMSVGFLLNSADDAVIWKGPKKDVIDEVVFKHVAVDEVALLDVRKEITFCRKVNIPIIGLVENMTTFVCPKCKTKTAVFPATTGCDPQLAEDTEMPLLGQLPLDPRVAQACDEGTNIPTRARCCCHSGIQRHCKQNQGVL